In Deinobacterium chartae, a single genomic region encodes these proteins:
- a CDS encoding glycosyltransferase — protein sequence MTVSPTPQMVVIIPAHNEAATIAAAVHAARAAQLGEVVVVSDGSHDATAEYARVAGARVIELQPNRGKSAAVAAGLKATASRYVLMLDADLIGLSPAHLRALAAPVLEGRAESTLGLFTGGRLSTTLASWLTRDLGGQRVVPRASLDAIPDLEALRYALEIALTRQLRRERRRVQIVRLPGVTQRVKEEKHGLRRGLRGRIRMFGQIVRYALRH from the coding sequence ATGACCGTGTCGCCGACCCCGCAAATGGTGGTGATCATTCCGGCCCACAACGAGGCGGCCACCATCGCCGCAGCGGTGCATGCCGCGCGCGCAGCGCAGCTTGGAGAGGTGGTGGTGGTCAGCGACGGCTCACACGACGCCACTGCCGAGTACGCCCGCGTGGCCGGAGCCCGGGTGATCGAACTCCAGCCCAACCGCGGCAAGAGCGCTGCGGTAGCTGCCGGACTGAAGGCGACCGCCTCCCGGTACGTCCTGATGCTGGACGCGGACCTGATCGGCCTGTCTCCCGCGCATCTGCGCGCGCTGGCCGCCCCGGTCCTCGAGGGTCGCGCCGAAAGCACCCTGGGCCTGTTTACCGGGGGCCGCCTCTCGACCACCCTGGCCTCGTGGCTCACCCGGGACCTCGGTGGACAGCGGGTGGTGCCGCGCGCCAGCCTGGACGCCATCCCTGACCTCGAGGCGCTGCGTTATGCCCTGGAGATCGCCCTGACCCGGCAGTTGCGCCGCGAGCGGCGGCGCGTGCAGATCGTACGTCTGCCGGGCGTGACCCAACGGGTCAAGGAGGAAAAGCACGGGCTGCGGCGCGGCCTGCGGGGGCGCATTCGGATGTTCGGGCAGATCGTGCGCTACGCGCTGCGGCACTGA
- a CDS encoding Hsp20/alpha crystallin family protein: MMRFDPFREIEELQQRVDQMFRQSLGSGNAPARFAPLADVSEDDRGLEVTIDLPGIPTEDISIEAENNTLTVQAERKLPQTEGKTRHRVERPYGSFVRTFSVPAKYDLGKIEAYHQNGTLTLLIPRSEAAQKRSISIRSAQPALENNRTVDAGAISS; encoded by the coding sequence ATGATGCGTTTTGATCCTTTCCGAGAAATCGAGGAACTTCAGCAGCGCGTGGACCAGATGTTCCGCCAGAGCCTGGGCAGCGGTAACGCCCCGGCACGCTTTGCCCCGCTGGCAGACGTCAGCGAGGACGACCGCGGCCTCGAGGTCACCATTGACCTGCCCGGCATTCCCACCGAGGACATCTCCATCGAGGCCGAGAACAACACCCTGACCGTACAGGCCGAGCGCAAGCTGCCGCAGACCGAGGGCAAGACCCGCCACCGCGTCGAGCGACCGTACGGTTCGTTCGTTCGCACCTTCTCGGTGCCCGCCAAGTACGACCTTGGCAAGATCGAGGCCTACCACCAAAACGGCACCCTGACGCTGCTGATCCCGCGCTCCGAAGCCGCACAGAAGCGCTCGATCAGCATCCGCAGCGCGCAACCCGCCCTCGAGAACAACCGGACCGTCGATGCGGGCGCGATCAGCAGCTAA
- the pstS gene encoding phosphate ABC transporter substrate-binding protein PstS yields the protein MIKRALMLSVLLATPALAQKVTLNGAGASFPYPLYTKYFNEYKKETGVEVNYQSIGSGGGQRQILAQTVDFGASDGPMTKEDMGKAPGKNAILHIPTALGAVVPTYNVPGVTTQLKFTGPLLADIFLGKIKTWNDPAIAKINTGVRLPNLPITVVHRSDSSGTSHIFTDYLAKVSPEWKSKVGFGTAVNWPTGLGGKGNEGVAGTVKNTPGSIGYVELIYAVQNKIGYGQVQNKAGRFVNADLKSTTAAAASVPLPGDTRVSITDADGPASYPIAGYTWLLVYRDQNYGKRSETQAKAVKDMLEWVVTKGQQFNEDLGYAELPDTAKARANSLIRSINYGGKAL from the coding sequence ATGATTAAGCGTGCTTTGATGCTCTCGGTTCTGCTCGCCACTCCCGCCCTTGCCCAGAAAGTGACCCTCAACGGTGCGGGGGCCAGCTTCCCCTACCCGCTCTACACCAAGTACTTCAACGAGTACAAGAAGGAAACCGGCGTCGAGGTCAACTACCAGTCGATCGGTTCGGGCGGCGGTCAGCGGCAGATCCTGGCCCAGACCGTGGACTTCGGCGCTTCCGACGGCCCCATGACCAAGGAAGACATGGGCAAGGCCCCGGGCAAGAACGCCATTTTGCACATTCCTACCGCGCTCGGTGCGGTCGTTCCCACCTACAACGTCCCCGGCGTCACCACCCAGCTGAAGTTCACCGGCCCGCTGCTGGCCGATATCTTCCTGGGCAAGATCAAGACCTGGAACGATCCGGCCATCGCCAAGATCAACACGGGCGTGCGCCTGCCCAACCTGCCCATCACCGTCGTGCACCGCTCGGACAGCTCGGGCACCTCGCACATCTTCACCGACTACCTCGCCAAGGTCAGCCCCGAGTGGAAGAGCAAGGTTGGCTTCGGCACCGCCGTGAACTGGCCCACCGGTCTGGGCGGCAAGGGTAACGAGGGTGTGGCCGGTACGGTCAAGAACACCCCCGGCTCGATCGGCTACGTCGAACTGATCTACGCGGTACAGAACAAGATCGGCTACGGCCAGGTGCAGAACAAGGCTGGCCGCTTCGTCAACGCTGACCTGAAGAGCACCACTGCCGCCGCTGCCTCCGTGCCGCTCCCCGGCGACACCCGCGTCTCGATCACCGACGCCGACGGCCCGGCCAGCTACCCGATCGCCGGTTACACCTGGCTGCTGGTCTACCGCGACCAGAACTACGGCAAGCGCAGCGAGACCCAGGCCAAGGCCGTCAAGGACATGCTCGAGTGGGTGGTGACCAAGGGCCAGCAGTTCAACGAGGACCTCGGTTACGCCGAGCTGCCCGATACCGCCAAGGCCCGCGCGAACAGCCTGATCCGCAGCATCAACTACGGCGGCAAGGCGCTCTAA
- a CDS encoding M48 family metallopeptidase, which translates to MRSGTQRREIRLEGEAVHYVLRRSGRRRSVGLTLGPEGLRVNAPSRLPLQDLEEILRSKAAWILRKRADLEIRLNARPQLEDGSSLTYLGAPLLLRRAERIKRVERDGEVLWLPPVGPEETRAQLRNWYLREARGYLPGRVDALRGNLSPSRVLVSSARKRWGSCNSRGELRFNWRLMLAPRELVDYVVVHELCHLVELNHSPAYWRQVELRLPDWRARHEELRRRGFEFDL; encoded by the coding sequence ATGCGGTCAGGAACCCAACGGCGCGAGATCCGCCTCGAGGGAGAGGCGGTACATTACGTGCTGCGCCGCAGCGGGCGGCGCCGTTCAGTGGGTCTGACCCTGGGCCCGGAGGGCCTGAGGGTCAACGCGCCCTCGCGGCTCCCGCTGCAGGACCTCGAGGAGATTTTGCGCAGCAAGGCGGCCTGGATTTTGCGCAAGCGGGCGGACTTGGAGATCCGGCTGAATGCCCGGCCACAGCTGGAGGACGGCTCCAGCCTGACTTATCTCGGCGCGCCGCTGTTGTTGCGGCGCGCCGAACGCATCAAACGGGTAGAGCGCGACGGCGAGGTGTTGTGGCTGCCTCCCGTCGGGCCCGAGGAAACCCGCGCTCAGCTGCGCAACTGGTACCTGCGCGAGGCGCGCGGTTACCTGCCGGGGCGCGTCGATGCCCTGCGCGGCAACCTGTCGCCCAGCCGGGTGCTGGTCAGCAGCGCCCGCAAGCGCTGGGGGTCATGTAACTCGCGGGGCGAACTGCGCTTTAACTGGCGGCTGATGCTGGCCCCGCGCGAACTGGTTGACTACGTGGTGGTGCACGAGCTGTGCCATCTGGTCGAGCTCAATCACTCGCCGGCCTACTGGCGTCAGGTCGAGCTGCGGTTGCCCGACTGGCGCGCACGCCACGAGGAGTTGCGCCGGCGCGGTTTCGAGTTTGACCTGTGA
- a CDS encoding adenine deaminase: MPHDLSISQRQRLVRVARGLEAADLVVRGATLALVQTGELLEADLSIAEGRFAAIGAPGSLRGLEVVDAAGAVLAPGLIDGHIHIESSMLTPARFAEAVLPRGTTTVVAEPHELVNVLGLEGLRWTLTAGADSGMRVFASQPSCVPASPFERGGAKLSAADAAEGLRVPGVLGLAEMMNYPGVLNADANVWDTLEAGRGGRIDGHAAGLSGADLQAYAAAGIHSDHEAVTLEQGRDRLRAGLWLMVREGSAARNLGALLPLLRERPRRAMLVSDDVEVLELLELGHLDRLLRQCVSGGLDPLYALSLVTQNPAEYWGLHDLGLVAPGYHADFVLFENLTDFAVRATYVAGRPAHGGGRTPALARGGVLLGSGWEGASLEVPAQHPVIGVQDRQIETLRLPAGTPDTVKLVALERHGDTVAVAAAWAAGIGLRRGAIGTTVQHDAHNLLVAGTDDRDILLCARAIEAMGGGIAVVDGGEVVARLPLEVAGLMSDRAPQEVARLQREVEAVARALGCTLPHPLTTLSFLGLTVIPALKLTPDGLFDVEAFTRIKT, encoded by the coding sequence ATGCCCCACGATCTCTCCATTTCCCAGCGTCAGCGCCTCGTCCGCGTGGCCCGCGGCCTCGAAGCCGCCGATCTGGTGGTGCGCGGCGCCACCCTTGCCCTGGTTCAGACCGGGGAACTGCTCGAGGCCGACTTGAGCATTGCCGAGGGGCGCTTCGCGGCCATCGGGGCTCCGGGCAGCCTGCGGGGACTCGAGGTTGTGGACGCAGCCGGAGCGGTGCTGGCCCCGGGCCTGATCGACGGACACATTCACATCGAGTCGAGCATGCTGACCCCGGCGCGCTTTGCCGAGGCGGTGCTGCCGCGGGGAACCACCACGGTCGTGGCCGAACCGCACGAACTGGTGAACGTGCTGGGCCTCGAGGGGCTGCGCTGGACCCTGACGGCCGGGGCAGACAGCGGGATGCGGGTGTTTGCCTCGCAGCCCTCGTGTGTGCCCGCCTCTCCGTTCGAGCGGGGCGGGGCGAAACTGAGCGCGGCCGACGCGGCCGAGGGTTTGCGGGTCCCGGGGGTGCTGGGACTGGCCGAGATGATGAACTACCCGGGCGTGCTGAACGCCGACGCGAACGTGTGGGACACCCTCGAGGCCGGACGCGGCGGGCGCATTGACGGGCACGCCGCCGGACTCTCGGGCGCGGACTTACAGGCTTACGCGGCGGCCGGGATTCACTCGGACCACGAGGCGGTCACGCTCGAGCAGGGCCGCGACCGCCTGCGCGCGGGCCTGTGGCTGATGGTGCGCGAGGGCTCGGCGGCCCGCAACCTGGGAGCGCTGCTGCCGCTGCTGCGCGAGCGGCCCCGGCGGGCCATGCTGGTCTCGGACGACGTGGAAGTGCTCGAACTGCTCGAGCTGGGGCACCTCGACCGCCTGCTGCGCCAGTGCGTGTCCGGCGGACTCGACCCGCTGTACGCCCTGAGCCTGGTCACCCAAAATCCCGCCGAATACTGGGGCCTGCACGACCTGGGCCTGGTGGCGCCGGGCTACCACGCCGACTTTGTGCTGTTCGAGAACCTGACCGATTTCGCGGTGCGCGCCACCTACGTGGCGGGACGCCCGGCGCACGGGGGCGGCCGGACTCCGGCTCTTGCGCGCGGCGGGGTGCTGTTGGGCAGCGGTTGGGAGGGAGCGTCCCTCGAGGTGCCCGCGCAGCACCCGGTGATCGGGGTACAGGACCGTCAGATCGAGACGCTGCGCCTGCCCGCCGGAACGCCGGACACGGTCAAGCTGGTGGCCCTCGAGCGGCACGGTGACACGGTGGCGGTCGCCGCTGCCTGGGCAGCAGGCATCGGCCTGCGCCGCGGCGCGATCGGTACGACCGTGCAACACGACGCGCACAACCTGCTGGTGGCCGGTACGGACGACCGCGACATCTTGCTCTGCGCGCGCGCCATCGAGGCGATGGGCGGAGGCATCGCGGTCGTAGACGGCGGCGAGGTGGTCGCGCGCCTGCCCCTCGAGGTGGCCGGGCTGATGAGCGACCGCGCGCCGCAGGAGGTGGCGCGCCTGCAACGCGAGGTCGAGGCGGTCGCGCGCGCGCTTGGCTGCACGCTCCCCCACCCGCTCACCACCCTGTCGTTCCTGGGGCTCACGGTCATTCCGGCCCTCAAGCTCACCCCGGACGGGTTGTTCGATGTGGAGGCCTTCACGCGGATCAAAACCTGA
- a CDS encoding S8 family peptidase, whose protein sequence is MKRRTATLLLTALLATALGSAEAGRIAPGLQKKLNQRSGQNVEVIVRFNLDNLPAGRGRSGLKELRQQLKDVLKTLEVVGPLRGTLNRLLGGNLKGAELWLDGSVVLQAPPEVIRALAALPQVDVVFENFQVKLPKVAAQSTASAPAGTPWHLQKIGAPQLWAAGFRGQGIKVGHLDTGIDPNHPELAGRIAAFAAFDENGERITGAQPRDTGNHGTHTAGLIAGKTVGSAPEAQLLSALVLPDGAGTFAQVIAGMQWVIDPDNNAATDDGADVISMSLGLPGTYDEFVQPTKNLIAAGVVPVFAVGNFGPNPESTGSPGNIPDAIGVGATDQNNAVASFSSRGPVRWNSVYSGSFIKPDLTAPGVVITSSFPGGGYGALSGTSQAAPLVAGGVAALLSGKPGTSIADMKQALFSGATQLGGARNNASGYGLLNLPGTAGKLGLTLAGNPQPQPQPQPQPQPQPQPQPQPQPQPQPQPAAKLSVLLVDDDMNSGPNVTDHFRAAIKANASQAFVWDVASQGPVPLSELKKYQAVIWATGDAYVNTITADDQNKLRQYLQGGGKLLVTGQDIGYDIGGSDFYRNVLGVTFIADASGTVRVARSGPLGSGALTLNAQGSAGNQVYPDVIAPNGSGSVAAAYGTASTQAGTLSVQSVQNDKNQGRRKKKDEDGVRGLVVGTVTGLLEGALTGKQPKNNKNAPKVQAQSASEPAGAAVFRDAGSYRTATFGFGLEGLTPEERDEVIRRTLEWFAR, encoded by the coding sequence ATGAAGCGACGCACCGCCACACTTCTCCTGACCGCCCTGCTGGCCACCGCGCTCGGCAGCGCCGAAGCCGGACGCATCGCCCCCGGCCTCCAGAAAAAACTCAACCAGCGCTCCGGCCAGAACGTCGAGGTGATCGTACGGTTCAACCTCGACAACCTCCCGGCCGGCCGCGGCCGCTCGGGCCTCAAGGAACTGCGGCAGCAGCTCAAGGACGTCCTCAAGACCCTCGAGGTCGTGGGTCCGCTGCGCGGCACCCTCAACCGTCTGCTCGGCGGCAACCTCAAGGGAGCCGAGCTGTGGCTCGACGGCTCGGTGGTCTTGCAGGCCCCGCCCGAAGTGATTCGGGCCCTGGCCGCGCTGCCGCAGGTCGACGTGGTCTTCGAGAACTTCCAGGTCAAGCTGCCCAAGGTCGCCGCGCAGTCCACCGCCAGCGCGCCCGCCGGGACGCCCTGGCACCTGCAGAAGATCGGGGCTCCGCAGCTGTGGGCCGCCGGCTTCCGTGGCCAGGGCATCAAGGTTGGCCACCTCGACACCGGCATTGACCCCAACCATCCCGAACTGGCCGGACGTATCGCCGCCTTTGCCGCCTTTGACGAGAACGGCGAGCGCATTACCGGAGCACAGCCGCGCGACACCGGCAACCACGGCACGCACACCGCCGGCCTGATCGCCGGCAAGACCGTGGGTTCTGCCCCCGAGGCCCAACTGCTCTCGGCCCTGGTCCTGCCCGACGGGGCTGGCACCTTCGCGCAGGTGATCGCCGGCATGCAGTGGGTCATTGACCCGGACAACAACGCCGCCACCGACGACGGTGCCGACGTCATCTCGATGTCGCTCGGCCTGCCCGGCACCTACGACGAATTCGTTCAGCCCACCAAGAACCTGATCGCGGCCGGCGTGGTTCCGGTCTTCGCGGTCGGCAACTTCGGACCGAACCCCGAGAGCACCGGCTCTCCCGGCAACATCCCCGACGCCATCGGCGTGGGGGCGACCGACCAGAACAACGCGGTCGCCTCGTTCTCCAGCCGTGGACCGGTACGCTGGAACAGCGTTTACAGCGGCTCGTTCATCAAGCCCGACCTGACCGCTCCCGGCGTTGTCATCACCTCGAGCTTCCCGGGCGGCGGCTACGGGGCCCTGTCGGGCACCTCGCAGGCGGCCCCACTGGTCGCGGGCGGCGTGGCGGCCCTGCTGTCCGGCAAGCCCGGCACCAGCATCGCCGACATGAAGCAGGCACTCTTCTCGGGTGCAACCCAGCTCGGCGGCGCGCGCAACAACGCCTCGGGGTACGGGCTGCTGAACCTGCCGGGCACCGCTGGCAAGCTGGGCCTCACCCTCGCTGGCAACCCGCAGCCCCAGCCGCAACCCCAGCCCCAGCCCCAGCCGCAACCGCAACCCCAGCCGCAGCCCCAGCCGCAGCCCCAGCCCCAGCCAGCCGCCAAGCTGAGCGTGCTCCTGGTCGATGACGACATGAACTCGGGCCCCAACGTCACCGACCACTTCCGCGCCGCCATCAAGGCCAACGCCTCGCAGGCCTTCGTCTGGGACGTGGCCAGCCAGGGCCCGGTCCCGCTCAGCGAGCTGAAAAAGTACCAGGCGGTCATCTGGGCCACCGGCGACGCCTACGTGAATACGATCACCGCCGACGACCAGAACAAGCTGCGCCAGTACCTCCAGGGAGGCGGCAAGCTGCTGGTCACCGGACAGGACATCGGCTACGACATCGGGGGCAGCGACTTCTACCGCAACGTCTTGGGCGTCACCTTCATCGCCGACGCCTCGGGCACCGTGCGTGTGGCCCGCAGCGGACCGCTGGGCTCGGGTGCGCTCACCCTCAACGCGCAGGGCAGCGCGGGCAACCAGGTGTACCCGGACGTGATCGCTCCGAACGGCAGCGGCAGCGTCGCGGCGGCGTACGGTACGGCCTCCACCCAGGCCGGCACGCTCTCGGTGCAGTCGGTGCAAAACGACAAGAACCAGGGCCGCCGCAAGAAGAAGGATGAGGATGGCGTGCGCGGCCTGGTGGTCGGCACGGTCACCGGCCTGCTCGAGGGTGCGCTCACCGGCAAGCAGCCCAAGAACAACAAGAATGCGCCGAAGGTCCAGGCCCAGTCGGCCAGCGAGCCCGCAGGAGCAGCGGTGTTCCGCGACGCGGGCAGCTACCGTACCGCGACCTTTGGCTTCGGCCTCGAGGGACTTACGCCCGAGGAACGCGACGAGGTGATCCGGCGCACCCTCGAGTGGTTTGCGCGCTAA
- a CDS encoding GNAT family N-acetyltransferase codes for MNTPVLQTLQPGEFFEAARIFDAVYHHPDDRGPALRLHHAFEPTSLIGLREGERVRGMVSAVSYGAHGYVGMMAVHPEAQRRGFGRRLLEQALCRLQDAGTQTVFLNATDAGLPLYRASGFVEEGSALILVRERNTAVPMPPQVRLMAPGDLDEAVRLDLEVFGGDRGRLLALVLEREPGRALVCHDARGQLEGFVFAQWPDFLGPVVAQTPQAARALIEGALALGFESAPLLLAHSNNPHLGAVLEGLGFVEEGALLHMRRGPAVARDYARLYGQTSFALG; via the coding sequence GTGAACACGCCTGTTCTCCAGACCCTCCAGCCCGGCGAGTTCTTCGAGGCCGCCCGCATCTTTGACGCCGTTTACCATCATCCGGACGACCGTGGTCCGGCCTTGCGGCTGCATCACGCCTTTGAACCGACCAGCCTGATCGGCCTGCGCGAAGGAGAGCGGGTGCGAGGCATGGTTTCGGCGGTCAGCTACGGCGCACACGGCTACGTGGGCATGATGGCGGTACACCCGGAGGCGCAGCGGCGCGGTTTCGGGCGGCGACTGCTCGAGCAGGCACTGTGCCGCCTGCAAGACGCAGGCACCCAGACCGTGTTTCTCAATGCCACGGATGCCGGTCTGCCGCTGTACCGCGCCAGCGGTTTTGTAGAGGAAGGCTCGGCGCTGATTCTGGTGCGCGAACGCAACACTGCGGTTCCGATGCCCCCGCAGGTTCGTCTCATGGCCCCCGGTGACCTGGACGAGGCCGTCCGGCTGGACCTCGAGGTCTTCGGCGGTGATCGCGGGCGGCTGCTGGCCCTGGTCCTGGAACGCGAGCCGGGACGCGCGCTGGTCTGCCATGACGCGCGCGGGCAGCTCGAGGGTTTTGTTTTCGCGCAGTGGCCGGATTTCCTGGGGCCGGTGGTGGCGCAAACCCCGCAGGCGGCGCGCGCCCTGATCGAGGGTGCGCTGGCACTGGGGTTCGAATCGGCTCCGCTGCTGCTGGCGCACTCGAACAATCCACACCTGGGAGCGGTCCTCGAGGGGCTGGGTTTTGTGGAGGAAGGGGCGTTGCTGCACATGCGCAGAGGCCCTGCGGTGGCGCGGGATTATGCGAGGCTGTACGGGCAGACGAGTTTTGCGCTCGGTTGA
- a CDS encoding CDP-alcohol phosphatidyltransferase family protein — MNPSRWLRRPNRLSALRMLLALPLLAVFQVGDVAPLVASLSLLALMGLTDLLDGWAARRYRLESREGELIDSVADGFVRLTVFVLFLGAGLVPVWMVVIVVWRDLFSYALRFMDLAHGSAEVRKRLSGKVNGAVQSLAIGSMMLVLTLTTASRETVPLDMLHLLMLAGTLTAVWSTLDLLLTHRSTLSRFLKQRA, encoded by the coding sequence ATGAATCCATCCCGGTGGCTCCGTCGGCCCAACCGTCTCTCGGCCCTGCGCATGCTGCTGGCCCTGCCGCTGCTGGCGGTCTTTCAGGTGGGCGACGTAGCCCCGCTGGTCGCCAGCCTGAGCCTGCTGGCCCTGATGGGCCTCACCGACCTGCTCGACGGCTGGGCCGCGCGGCGCTACCGCCTCGAGAGCCGTGAGGGCGAGCTGATCGACTCGGTGGCCGACGGCTTTGTGCGCCTGACCGTGTTCGTGCTGTTCCTGGGGGCCGGGCTGGTTCCGGTATGGATGGTGGTGATCGTCGTGTGGCGCGACCTGTTCTCGTACGCGCTGCGCTTTATGGACCTGGCCCATGGCAGCGCGGAGGTCCGCAAGCGCCTGTCGGGCAAGGTGAACGGCGCCGTACAGAGCCTGGCCATTGGCAGCATGATGCTCGTCCTGACCCTGACCACCGCCTCCCGGGAGACGGTTCCACTGGACATGCTGCACCTGCTGATGCTGGCCGGCACCCTGACGGCGGTGTGGTCAACCCTGGACCTGCTCTTGACCCACCGCAGCACCCTGAGCCGCTTTCTGAAACAGCGCGCCTGA
- a CDS encoding SDR family oxidoreductase, with protein sequence MSTPDRPEQLPPQHQEHHPGVEQEMTPRPQSRGEGYRAAGKLEGKVALITGGDSGIGRAVAVLYAKEGADVAIVYLEENQDAQETRQLIEAEGRRCLLLPGDVGDENFCHQAVERTVQELGKLDILVNNAAVQYLTESITELSSAQLERTFRTNVFGMFYMTRAAVPHLKEGSSIINTTSVTAYKGSPMLLDYSSTKGAIVAFTRSLSQALIEQGIRVNAVAPGPIWTPFIPSSFPADQVAEFGKDVPMGRPGQPDEVATAYVFLASQDGAYYAGQVLHPNGGTVVNG encoded by the coding sequence ATGAGCACGCCGGATCGTCCAGAACAGCTTCCGCCCCAGCACCAAGAACACCATCCCGGCGTTGAGCAGGAGATGACGCCGCGTCCGCAGTCGCGCGGCGAAGGTTACCGCGCCGCCGGAAAACTCGAGGGCAAGGTGGCCCTGATCACCGGCGGTGACTCGGGCATCGGCCGGGCGGTGGCGGTGCTGTACGCCAAGGAGGGCGCGGACGTCGCCATCGTGTACCTCGAGGAGAACCAAGACGCGCAGGAGACGCGGCAGCTCATCGAGGCCGAGGGTCGCCGTTGCCTGCTGCTGCCCGGTGACGTGGGCGACGAAAATTTCTGCCATCAGGCGGTGGAGCGCACCGTGCAGGAACTGGGCAAGCTCGACATCTTGGTGAACAACGCCGCGGTGCAGTACCTGACCGAGAGCATCACCGAACTCAGCAGCGCGCAGCTCGAGCGGACCTTCCGCACCAACGTCTTCGGGATGTTCTACATGACCAGGGCCGCCGTACCGCACCTGAAAGAGGGTTCGAGCATCATCAACACCACCTCGGTCACCGCGTACAAGGGCAGCCCCATGCTGCTCGACTACTCGTCGACCAAGGGGGCGATCGTGGCGTTTACCCGCTCGCTGTCGCAGGCGCTGATCGAGCAGGGTATCCGGGTGAACGCGGTGGCACCGGGCCCGATCTGGACGCCGTTTATTCCCTCGAGTTTTCCGGCCGATCAGGTGGCCGAGTTCGGAAAGGACGTGCCGATGGGCCGTCCGGGACAACCGGACGAGGTGGCGACCGCGTACGTGTTCCTGGCCTCGCAAGACGGCGCGTACTACGCCGGTCAGGTCCTGCATCCCAACGGCGGTACGGTGGTCAACGGCTAA
- a CDS encoding C39 family peptidase: MPYRFRAARAGLTLLLVAAGGLAAAAPALPARAVLPGLHHEYQRLNNCGPVTALMTLSLFGKTVAQPAAAAALKEDARDRNVTVPEMARYLERFGLRTAWRFAGTPATLKHLIAAGVPVILHQQMKTTDDIGHYRVVYGYGADGVYVGDSYLGPKVTYPDAALEKLWRPYNGEYLVVYRPDQQAAVQRALGKNWNRRANWRSLEASARARLQRDPQDAFAWWGLGQARAALGAPRGAADAFLRAHRLGLPEKHYWYQQDALEAWNRVGRYDLTLKVATRELRGYPNSTELLRLKAEALQARKRSAQR, encoded by the coding sequence ATGCCTTACCGTTTTCGGGCCGCCCGGGCCGGACTGACCCTGCTTCTGGTGGCCGCTGGTGGCCTGGCCGCCGCCGCGCCCGCCCTGCCCGCCCGTGCCGTGCTGCCCGGCTTGCACCACGAGTACCAGCGGCTGAACAACTGCGGACCGGTCACCGCGCTGATGACGCTCTCGCTGTTCGGCAAGACCGTGGCGCAGCCGGCCGCTGCCGCCGCGCTCAAGGAAGATGCGCGTGACCGCAACGTCACCGTGCCGGAAATGGCCCGTTACCTCGAGCGTTTCGGTCTGCGCACTGCCTGGCGCTTCGCGGGCACGCCCGCGACCCTGAAGCACCTGATCGCGGCCGGAGTGCCCGTGATCTTGCACCAGCAGATGAAGACCACCGACGACATCGGACACTACCGCGTCGTCTACGGGTACGGTGCAGACGGCGTGTACGTGGGGGACTCGTACCTCGGTCCAAAGGTCACTTACCCGGACGCAGCGCTCGAGAAGCTGTGGCGGCCCTACAACGGCGAGTACCTGGTGGTTTACCGGCCTGATCAGCAAGCCGCCGTGCAGCGGGCCCTGGGCAAGAACTGGAACCGCCGCGCCAACTGGCGCTCCCTCGAGGCCAGCGCGCGCGCCCGGCTGCAACGCGACCCGCAAGACGCCTTTGCGTGGTGGGGCCTGGGGCAGGCGCGGGCCGCGCTGGGAGCACCCAGAGGAGCTGCGGACGCTTTCTTGCGCGCGCACCGGCTGGGGCTTCCCGAGAAGCACTACTGGTACCAGCAAGACGCCCTCGAGGCCTGGAACCGGGTAGGGCGCTACGACCTGACCCTCAAAGTTGCTACGCGCGAGCTCAGAGGCTACCCGAACTCCACCGAGCTGTTGCGCCTGAAGGCCGAGGCGTTGCAGGCCCGCAAGCGTAGCGCTCAGCGGTAA